From Deltaproteobacteria bacterium, the proteins below share one genomic window:
- a CDS encoding DUF58 domain-containing protein: protein MTLDPALLARLGPLQVRARKVMEGVLTGLHKSPHHGQSVEFAEHKEYAP, encoded by the coding sequence GTGACCCTCGACCCCGCCCTTCTCGCCCGCCTCGGCCCGCTCCAGGTCCGGGCCCGCAAGGTCATGGAAGGGGTGCTGACGGGCCTGCACAAGAGCCCGCACCACGGCCAGTCGGTGGAGTTCGCGGAGCACAAGGAGTACGCGCCCG